The Streptomyces europaeiscabiei genome window below encodes:
- a CDS encoding isochorismatase family protein, translating into MRRALIVVDVQNDFCEGGSLAVAGGADVAAAVTELIGQAAGPGYQHVVATRDHHIAPGGHFSDNPDYVHSWPAHCVAGTEGVGFHPNFAPVIASGAVDAVFDKGAYSAAYSGFEGADENGVTLADWLRARDITEIDVVGIATDHCVRATALDAAREGFRTQVLLDLTAGVSEETTERALEELREAGVELSGKPVV; encoded by the coding sequence ATGCGCCGCGCCTTGATCGTCGTTGATGTACAGAACGACTTCTGCGAGGGGGGCAGCCTCGCGGTGGCCGGCGGTGCCGATGTGGCCGCCGCCGTCACCGAGCTGATCGGCCAGGCGGCCGGCCCCGGCTACCAGCACGTGGTGGCCACCCGCGACCACCACATCGCGCCCGGTGGCCACTTCTCCGACAATCCCGACTACGTCCACTCCTGGCCCGCCCACTGTGTCGCCGGGACGGAGGGGGTCGGGTTCCACCCCAACTTCGCGCCCGTGATCGCCTCCGGTGCGGTCGACGCGGTCTTCGACAAGGGGGCGTACTCCGCGGCGTACAGCGGTTTCGAGGGCGCCGACGAGAACGGCGTGACCCTCGCGGACTGGCTCCGCGCCCGCGACATCACCGAGATCGACGTCGTCGGCATCGCCACGGACCACTGTGTACGGGCCACCGCCCTGGACGCCGCGAGGGAGGGCTTCCGCACCCAGGTGCTGCTGGACCTCACCGCCGGGGTGTCCGAGGAGACGACGGAACGGGCCCTGGAGGAGCTGCGGGAGGCGGGCGTCGAGCTGTCGGGCAAGCCGGTGGTCTAG
- a CDS encoding protein kinase domain-containing protein — protein MVEPLGLADPAEISGYVLRGKLGEGGMGSVYLSHSRGGQPVALKVIRQEFAQDPEFLRRFAREVQAARRVQGAYTAAVLDSSTEGPQPWLASAYVPGPSLARAVFEHGPLSLRTVLLLTAGVAEALQAIHAVDVVHRDLKPTNVLLAADGPRVIDFGIARSTDATALTGTDMRLGTPAYMSPEQAEGKPVTSALDVFALGLLAHFASTGGHPFGEGGGHALLYRIVAQEPDLAECPEPLRPLIARCLAKEPTDRAALSEIIEECHRIAAAEGTTLTRGEDWWQPAPVASPVAECMSQHLVASLPPAPPSYRPTAKDGQPQEPAARDPRLPYEPGAADPQETYEAASSGLRGVPEAASSGLRGVPEAASSGLRGVPEAAPSGLRQVPEAAPSGLRQVPEPVAFAPSPTGLAVPPTMSAAGRPQDDARAGASHPPLGRSNPRPGGTERQLKIIAVAVALVVVAVIVAGLLNELGILES, from the coding sequence ATGGTCGAGCCTCTGGGGCTGGCGGATCCGGCTGAGATATCGGGATATGTGCTGCGCGGAAAGCTGGGTGAGGGCGGGATGGGTAGTGTCTACCTCTCCCACAGCCGAGGCGGCCAGCCCGTCGCGCTGAAGGTGATCCGGCAGGAGTTCGCACAGGACCCCGAGTTCCTGCGCCGCTTCGCGCGCGAGGTGCAGGCGGCACGCCGGGTGCAGGGGGCGTACACCGCGGCGGTGCTCGACAGCAGCACCGAGGGACCGCAACCGTGGTTGGCCAGCGCATATGTCCCCGGGCCCTCGCTGGCGCGCGCCGTGTTCGAACACGGGCCGCTGTCCCTACGGACCGTGCTGCTGTTGACCGCGGGCGTGGCCGAGGCACTCCAGGCCATCCACGCGGTCGACGTGGTGCACCGCGACCTGAAGCCGACGAACGTACTGCTCGCCGCGGACGGTCCCCGTGTCATCGACTTCGGCATCGCCCGGTCCACCGACGCGACGGCGCTGACCGGCACCGACATGCGCCTGGGCACGCCCGCGTACATGTCTCCGGAGCAGGCCGAGGGCAAACCCGTGACTTCGGCACTCGACGTCTTCGCGCTCGGCCTCCTGGCGCATTTCGCGTCGACCGGCGGGCATCCGTTCGGCGAGGGCGGCGGACACGCGCTGCTGTACCGGATCGTGGCCCAGGAGCCGGATCTGGCCGAGTGCCCCGAGCCACTGCGCCCGTTGATCGCGCGCTGCCTGGCCAAGGAACCGACGGACCGGGCCGCGCTCTCCGAGATCATCGAGGAGTGTCACCGGATCGCCGCGGCCGAGGGTACGACGCTGACCCGTGGCGAGGACTGGTGGCAACCGGCTCCGGTGGCGTCCCCGGTGGCTGAGTGCATGTCGCAGCACCTGGTCGCGTCCCTCCCACCCGCACCGCCGTCGTACCGGCCGACCGCGAAGGACGGACAGCCTCAGGAACCGGCCGCACGGGATCCGCGCCTGCCCTACGAGCCGGGGGCGGCGGATCCGCAGGAGACCTACGAAGCGGCCTCATCGGGTCTGCGGGGAGTCCCTGAAGCGGCCTCATCGGGTCTGCGGGGAGTCCCTGAAGCGGCCTCATCGGGTCTGCGGGGAGTCCCTGAAGCGGCCCCGTCGGGTCTGCGGCAGGTCCCCGAAGCGGCCCCGTCGGGCCTGCGGCAGGTCCCCGAACCGGTCGCCTTCGCTCCGTCGCCGACGGGGCTCGCGGTGCCGCCGACGATGTCTGCCGCCGGACGACCTCAGGACGATGCTCGGGCCGGGGCCTCGCACCCTCCGCTGGGCCGGTCGAACCCCCGGCCCGGCGGTACGGAGCGCCAGCTGAAGATCATCGCCGTGGCCGTGGCGCTCGTGGTGGTCGCGGTGATCGTGGCCGGGCTGCTGAACGAGCTGGGGATTCTGGAGAGCTAG
- a CDS encoding immune inhibitor A domain-containing protein, translating into MTSRPWTFRAAAIGVAVATAAATMSALTVAQAADATPAASVDRHDPADHEHADEHNLDGPLSKTQEAQREEALQQVISGDATVKDRDGSQVVKLDSKKGKSKYVELGREKTDKIFTILVEFGDQIDSRYGGTAGPLHNQIAEPDRAKDNSTAWQADYDQKYFQDLYFGTGKNDESVKKYYEKQSSGRYSVEGEVSDWVKVPYNEARYGNNACGQTNCSSVWNIVSDGVTSWVAQQKAAGRTDAEIKADVAEFDQWDRYDFDGDGDFNEPDGYIDHFQVVHAGEDESAGGGAQGTDAIWAHRWYAFGTNAGATGPADNKLGGAKIGDTGIWVGDYTVQPENGGLGVYAHEYGHDLGLPDHYDTAGGDNSTGFWTLMSSGSWLGTGKDAIGDLPGDMTAWDKLQLGWLDYDTAKAATKSRHKLGVAEYNSKDKQALVVELPKKKVATEIVEPAQGSTQWWSGSGDNLSNTLTRSVDLTGKSSAALTLDGWYDIEAEFDYLYTEVSTDGGANWTTIDGTVDGAAIPRDASGKPALTGSSATYKKLSYSLNAYAGKKFDLRFRYATDGGVAPKGFAADSIAVTADGSVLFSDNAESADAAWTAKGFSRVGASITDDYAQYYIAENRQYVSYDETLKVGPYNFGFSTTRPDWVEHFPYQNGLLIWKWDTSQADNNTSVHPGTGLVLPVDSHPAALKWADGTAMRSRIQSYDSPFSLYRTDGLKLHKADVLTTIPSSAGVSVFNDRTNTYYDAATPLAGVKITDTNTKIEIVKEAADGSTMSVKVGPAVK; encoded by the coding sequence GTGACCAGTAGACCCTGGACGTTCAGAGCGGCCGCCATCGGTGTCGCGGTCGCCACTGCGGCGGCGACCATGTCGGCCCTCACGGTGGCGCAGGCAGCGGACGCCACACCGGCGGCGTCCGTGGACCGGCACGACCCGGCGGACCACGAGCACGCCGACGAGCACAACCTCGACGGCCCCCTGAGCAAAACTCAGGAGGCCCAGCGCGAGGAGGCCCTGCAGCAGGTCATATCCGGCGACGCCACGGTCAAGGACCGTGACGGCTCGCAGGTCGTGAAGCTGGACAGCAAGAAGGGCAAGAGCAAGTACGTCGAGCTCGGCCGCGAGAAGACCGACAAGATCTTCACGATCCTCGTCGAGTTCGGCGACCAGATCGACAGCCGCTACGGCGGCACCGCCGGCCCGCTGCACAACCAGATCGCCGAGCCGGACCGGGCCAAGGACAACTCCACGGCCTGGCAGGCGGACTACGACCAGAAGTACTTCCAGGACCTCTACTTCGGCACCGGCAAGAACGACGAGTCGGTCAAGAAGTACTACGAGAAGCAGTCCTCGGGCCGCTACTCGGTCGAGGGCGAGGTCTCCGACTGGGTCAAGGTCCCCTACAACGAGGCCCGCTACGGCAACAACGCCTGCGGTCAGACCAACTGCTCCAGCGTGTGGAACATCGTCAGCGACGGTGTCACGTCCTGGGTCGCCCAGCAGAAGGCAGCGGGGCGCACCGACGCCGAGATCAAGGCGGACGTGGCCGAGTTCGACCAGTGGGACCGCTACGACTTCGACGGCGACGGCGACTTCAACGAGCCCGACGGCTACATCGACCACTTCCAGGTCGTGCACGCCGGTGAGGACGAGTCCGCCGGCGGCGGCGCGCAGGGCACGGACGCCATCTGGGCCCACCGCTGGTACGCGTTCGGCACCAACGCGGGCGCGACGGGCCCGGCCGACAACAAGCTCGGCGGCGCCAAGATCGGCGACACCGGCATCTGGGTCGGCGACTACACCGTCCAGCCGGAGAACGGCGGACTCGGTGTCTACGCCCACGAGTACGGTCACGACCTCGGTCTGCCGGACCACTACGACACCGCGGGCGGTGACAACTCCACCGGCTTCTGGACGCTGATGTCGTCCGGTTCCTGGCTCGGCACCGGCAAGGACGCCATCGGCGACCTGCCCGGCGACATGACCGCCTGGGACAAGCTGCAGCTCGGCTGGCTCGACTACGACACGGCGAAGGCGGCGACGAAGTCGCGGCACAAGCTCGGGGTCGCGGAGTACAACAGCAAGGACAAGCAGGCCCTCGTGGTCGAGCTGCCCAAGAAGAAGGTCGCCACCGAGATCGTCGAGCCGGCGCAGGGCTCGACCCAGTGGTGGAGCGGCAGCGGTGACAACCTCTCCAACACGCTGACCCGTTCCGTGGACCTCACGGGCAAGTCGTCCGCTGCGCTCACCCTCGACGGCTGGTACGACATCGAGGCCGAGTTCGACTACCTCTACACCGAGGTGTCGACCGACGGCGGCGCCAACTGGACCACGATCGACGGCACGGTGGACGGCGCGGCGATCCCGCGCGACGCCAGCGGCAAGCCCGCGCTGACCGGTTCCTCCGCCACGTACAAGAAGCTGTCGTACTCCCTGAACGCCTACGCGGGCAAGAAGTTCGACCTCCGCTTCCGTTACGCGACGGACGGCGGCGTGGCCCCGAAGGGCTTCGCGGCCGACTCGATCGCCGTGACCGCCGACGGTTCCGTCCTCTTCTCGGACAACGCGGAGAGCGCGGACGCCGCCTGGACTGCCAAGGGCTTCTCGCGCGTGGGCGCGTCGATCACGGACGACTACGCGCAGTACTACATCGCCGAGAACCGCCAGTACGTGTCGTACGACGAGACTCTGAAGGTCGGCCCGTACAACTTCGGCTTCTCGACCACGCGTCCGGACTGGGTGGAGCACTTCCCGTACCAGAACGGTCTGTTGATCTGGAAGTGGGACACCTCGCAGGCGGACAACAACACCAGCGTCCACCCGGGCACTGGTCTGGTCCTGCCGGTCGACTCCCACCCGGCGGCCCTGAAGTGGGCCGACGGCACGGCGATGCGCAGCCGGATCCAGTCCTACGACTCGCCGTTCAGCCTCTACCGCACGGACGGTCTGAAGCTGCACAAGGCCGACGTCCTGACGACGATCCCGTCGTCGGCGGGTGTGTCCGTGTTCAACGACCGGACCAACACCTACTACGACGCGGCCACCCCGCTCGCCGGTGTCAAGATCACTGACACCAACACCAAGATCGAGATCGTCAAGGAGGCCGCGGACGGCTCCACGATGTCGGTCAAGGTTGGCCCCGCGGTGAAGTAG
- a CDS encoding RDD family protein, producing the protein MSTEPPPFGSGQSPDDDQFRKQPPPHQGGGSPYDPPPQQPPPYGGGQQPPYGSQPPPYGSQPPPYGGDPYGGGQYPNDPLSGMPPLADSGKRVLARILDMILVAIVVGLLAWAFRISQYSVDSDDFEFGKSLAQEALAAILYIAYDTFFTVRNGQTLGKKLFKLRVANLNDGSTPSTQTALIRAAVLWIPFAFCCACIWTAIAGGWSFFDKPYKQGLHDKAAKTVVVSTG; encoded by the coding sequence ATGAGTACCGAACCGCCGCCCTTCGGCTCCGGTCAGTCCCCGGACGACGACCAGTTCAGGAAGCAGCCCCCTCCGCACCAGGGCGGCGGCTCTCCGTACGACCCCCCGCCCCAGCAGCCGCCGCCGTACGGGGGCGGCCAGCAGCCGCCCTACGGAAGCCAGCCGCCGCCGTACGGCAGTCAGCCCCCGCCCTACGGTGGTGACCCCTACGGAGGCGGGCAGTACCCCAACGACCCGCTCTCGGGCATGCCGCCGCTCGCCGACAGCGGCAAGCGGGTGCTGGCCCGGATCCTCGACATGATCCTGGTGGCGATCGTGGTGGGGTTGCTGGCGTGGGCGTTCAGGATCAGCCAGTACTCGGTGGACTCGGACGACTTCGAGTTCGGCAAGTCCCTGGCCCAGGAGGCGCTCGCCGCGATCCTCTACATCGCGTACGACACGTTCTTCACCGTCAGGAACGGCCAGACCCTCGGCAAGAAGCTGTTCAAGCTGCGGGTGGCGAACCTCAACGACGGCTCCACGCCCTCCACACAGACCGCGCTGATCCGCGCGGCCGTGCTGTGGATCCCCTTCGCCTTCTGCTGCGCCTGTATCTGGACGGCGATCGCCGGCGGCTGGAGCTTCTTCGACAAGCCCTACAAGCAGGGTCTGCACGACAAGGCGGCGAAGACGGTGGTGGTCAGCACCGGTTGA
- a CDS encoding RDD family protein, whose translation MSAPTPAPGDDRPREGYYPDPSIPGYVRYWNGAAWVPGTSRPAPSDGEPLAPPSGSGPSGAMEETGPHFFDEDPAPDGEAARSASGNALHGIRPEPASAWGADRSRQTGFGGDKDRRVSWGSTAGADPRDPRVSLAADAGDGFADGGDPGRTASTDGTATIPPAADEEAGAPQGTVVFRRPQSAEGVDPLQSDGTMAFGPSASRAGQQDGGAPASPAAFGAPLTPAQVAAQQALGLAPQSATPSTPPAPSGPQQGPQSPQQGPQAGGTAQAAPAPAAVAPAAPVSPGPPQPEPQQVPFGGAFPQQAQQAQQAPQSQSAVPAPQTAQPAPGLPQQAAARQSAEAPMAVGIGGGQPSWAQQVHRLAGGEEEQLVAPWKPVVEDPFQAAARRQSEARPAGLGRRLAARLVDTLVVGSVTAAAAVPFGTKAMDHIDEKIDAAKLSGEKVTVWLVDGTTSVYLGIVLGVLFVVSALYEVLPTAKWGRTLGKRLLGIDVRDIEGHEPPSFGSSLRRWLVHTVSGLLGIGVIGVLWCVWDKPWRQCWHDKAAHTFVAGR comes from the coding sequence ATGAGCGCCCCAACCCCGGCCCCCGGCGACGACAGGCCCCGCGAAGGGTATTACCCGGACCCGTCCATTCCTGGATATGTCCGGTACTGGAACGGTGCGGCCTGGGTTCCGGGTACGAGCCGTCCGGCTCCCTCCGACGGCGAGCCGCTCGCTCCGCCGTCCGGCTCCGGCCCGTCCGGTGCCATGGAGGAGACGGGCCCGCACTTCTTCGACGAGGACCCGGCGCCCGACGGCGAAGCGGCCCGCTCGGCCTCCGGCAACGCCCTGCACGGCATCCGCCCCGAGCCCGCCTCCGCGTGGGGCGCCGACCGCTCCCGCCAGACCGGTTTCGGTGGCGACAAGGACCGCCGGGTGTCCTGGGGCTCGACCGCCGGCGCGGACCCGCGCGACCCCCGGGTCTCCCTCGCGGCGGACGCGGGCGACGGCTTCGCCGACGGCGGCGACCCCGGGCGCACGGCGAGCACGGACGGTACGGCGACGATCCCGCCGGCGGCCGACGAGGAAGCAGGGGCCCCGCAGGGCACGGTGGTGTTCCGCCGGCCTCAGTCCGCCGAGGGAGTGGACCCCCTGCAGTCGGACGGCACCATGGCGTTCGGTCCGTCCGCCTCGCGCGCGGGACAGCAGGACGGGGGCGCGCCCGCGTCCCCCGCCGCTTTCGGCGCGCCCCTGACCCCTGCCCAGGTCGCCGCCCAACAGGCACTGGGCCTCGCCCCGCAGTCCGCCACGCCCTCGACGCCGCCGGCACCGTCCGGCCCCCAGCAGGGGCCGCAGTCTCCGCAGCAGGGTCCGCAGGCGGGCGGCACGGCCCAGGCGGCTCCGGCTCCGGCGGCGGTCGCTCCGGCCGCCCCGGTCTCCCCGGGCCCGCCGCAACCGGAGCCGCAGCAGGTCCCGTTCGGCGGCGCCTTCCCTCAGCAGGCCCAGCAGGCCCAGCAGGCCCCGCAGTCGCAGTCGGCCGTGCCCGCCCCGCAGACCGCCCAGCCCGCACCGGGCCTGCCCCAGCAGGCCGCCGCCCGACAGTCGGCCGAGGCTCCCATGGCCGTCGGCATCGGCGGTGGGCAGCCCTCCTGGGCCCAGCAGGTGCACCGGCTGGCCGGGGGCGAGGAGGAGCAGCTGGTCGCGCCGTGGAAGCCGGTGGTGGAGGACCCCTTCCAGGCGGCCGCCCGGCGGCAGTCGGAGGCCAGGCCCGCGGGCCTCGGCAGACGGCTGGCCGCCCGGCTCGTGGACACTCTGGTCGTCGGCTCCGTCACGGCCGCGGCCGCCGTGCCGTTCGGCACGAAGGCGATGGACCACATCGACGAGAAGATCGACGCGGCCAAGCTCTCCGGTGAGAAGGTCACCGTCTGGCTGGTCGACGGCACGACCTCCGTCTACCTGGGCATCGTCCTCGGCGTCCTGTTCGTCGTCAGCGCCCTCTACGAGGTGCTGCCCACCGCCAAGTGGGGCCGCACCCTCGGCAAGAGGCTGCTCGGCATCGACGTCCGGGACATCGAGGGCCACGAGCCCCCGTCGTTCGGGAGTTCCCTGCGCCGCTGGCTCGTCCACACCGTCTCCGGGCTGCTCGGCATCGGTGTGATCGGTGTCCTGTGGTGCGTGTGGGACAAGCCGTGGCGCCAGTGCTGGCACGACAAGGCGGCGCACACGTTCGTGGCGGGCAGGTAG
- a CDS encoding SsgA family sporulation/cell division regulator, which translates to MRHTVVERELELGLVLSPERSIPVPAKLGFRSDDPYAVHITFHVNSDRPVHWTFARELLVEGVFRPCGHGDVRVWPTKVSGRSAVLMALSSPDGDALLEAPAAAVSAWLERTLRVVPPGSEFDMLRIDDGLAELLAQ; encoded by the coding sequence ATGCGGCACACCGTCGTGGAGCGCGAACTGGAGCTCGGACTCGTCCTGTCGCCCGAGCGCAGCATCCCCGTACCGGCCAAGCTCGGCTTCCGCAGCGACGACCCGTACGCCGTCCACATCACCTTCCACGTCAACTCCGACCGCCCGGTGCACTGGACGTTCGCGCGGGAACTGCTCGTGGAGGGCGTGTTCCGGCCGTGCGGGCACGGCGACGTGCGGGTGTGGCCGACGAAGGTGTCGGGCCGGAGCGCCGTACTGATGGCGCTCAGCTCGCCGGACGGGGACGCGCTGCTCGAAGCGCCGGCCGCCGCCGTGTCGGCCTGGCTGGAGCGGACCCTGCGGGTGGTGCCGCCGGGCTCGGAGTTCGACATGCTGCGCATCGACGACGGCCTGGCCGAACTCCTCGCCCAGTGA
- a CDS encoding FAD-binding oxidoreductase — MSMSRIQAPSDETTGNLVDRLLSGLPPEAVLVDPDVTASYGHDMASFCEAGVPAVVVLPRTVEQVQHVMRVATELRVPVVPQGARTGLSGGANASEGCVVLSLTKMDRILEINPVDRIAVVEPGVINATLSRAVNEHGLQYPPDPSSWEMCTIGGNIGTASGGLCCVKYGVTAEYVLGLDVVLADGRLMSTGRRTAKGVAGYDLTRLFVGSEGSLGIVVRATLALKPQPPEQLVLAAEFASAAAACDAVCRIMAGGHVPSLLELMDRTTVKAVNDLAHMGLPETTEALLLAAFDTPDPAADLAAVGALCEAAGATQVVPADDAAESELLLQARRLSLTALEAVKGTTMIDDVCVPRSKLGELIEGVERVAEKYDLTIGVCAHAGDGNTHPTVCFDAADPDESRRARESFDEIMALGLELGGTITGEHGVGILKKEWLARELGPVGMEMQRAVKSAFDPLGILNPGKLF, encoded by the coding sequence ATCTCGATGAGCCGTATCCAAGCCCCGAGCGACGAGACGACCGGCAACCTCGTCGACCGTCTGCTGAGTGGCCTGCCGCCGGAGGCGGTCCTCGTCGATCCGGACGTCACGGCCTCGTACGGACACGACATGGCGAGCTTCTGCGAGGCGGGCGTCCCGGCGGTCGTCGTGCTGCCCCGGACCGTCGAACAGGTGCAGCACGTCATGCGGGTCGCGACGGAACTGCGCGTCCCGGTGGTCCCGCAGGGCGCCCGCACGGGCCTGTCCGGCGGCGCGAACGCCTCCGAGGGCTGCGTCGTGCTGTCCCTGACGAAAATGGACCGGATCCTGGAGATCAACCCCGTCGACCGCATCGCCGTCGTCGAACCCGGCGTCATCAACGCGACGCTCTCCCGCGCGGTCAACGAGCACGGCCTCCAGTACCCGCCGGACCCCTCCAGCTGGGAGATGTGCACGATCGGCGGCAACATCGGTACGGCCTCCGGCGGGCTGTGCTGTGTGAAGTACGGGGTGACCGCCGAATACGTCCTCGGCCTGGACGTCGTGCTCGCCGACGGCCGGCTGATGTCCACCGGCAGGCGCACCGCGAAGGGCGTCGCCGGCTACGACCTCACGCGGCTCTTCGTCGGCTCGGAGGGCTCGCTCGGCATCGTCGTACGGGCGACCCTGGCGCTCAAGCCGCAGCCGCCCGAGCAACTGGTGCTCGCCGCGGAGTTCGCGTCGGCGGCGGCCGCCTGCGACGCGGTGTGCCGGATCATGGCCGGCGGGCACGTCCCCTCACTGCTCGAACTCATGGACCGTACGACGGTGAAGGCCGTCAACGACCTCGCGCACATGGGCCTGCCGGAGACCACCGAGGCGCTGCTCCTCGCCGCCTTCGACACCCCGGACCCGGCCGCCGACCTCGCCGCCGTCGGGGCGCTGTGCGAGGCCGCGGGCGCCACCCAGGTCGTACCGGCGGACGACGCGGCCGAGTCCGAACTGCTGCTCCAGGCACGGCGGCTGTCGCTCACCGCGCTGGAGGCGGTGAAGGGCACGACGATGATCGACGACGTGTGCGTGCCGCGCTCGAAGCTCGGCGAGCTGATCGAGGGCGTGGAGCGTGTCGCAGAGAAGTACGACCTGACCATCGGGGTCTGCGCACACGCCGGCGACGGCAACACGCATCCCACCGTCTGCTTCGACGCGGCAGACCCCGACGAGTCACGGCGCGCCCGCGAGTCCTTCGACGAGATCATGGCCCTCGGCCTGGAACTCGGCGGCACGATCACCGGCGAGCACGGCGTGGGCATCCTCAAGAAGGAGTGGCTGGCGCGGGAGCTGGGCCCGGTGGGCATGGAGATGCAGCGGGCGGTGAAGTCGGCCTTCGACCCGCTGGGCATCCTCAACCCGGGCAAACTGTTCTGA
- a CDS encoding tetratricopeptide repeat protein produces the protein MAVENERRAAWRWVAGWAQGPGRGPGPGWRVAAAVVGCFVLGGVLMVVPPDGGGAGGGRAARVVGAAGPEGRRAGAAMAAGVPAALPEVVATVREREARVRARPRDHASWAVLGVAYTERARRTGVVADYPRAGRALRTSLRLRPNGNADAVEGLAALANARRDFRTARRWGEEAVRVSPARWTSYALLIEAYDGLGRYKAARATLDRMLAVNSGPAARARAAQVYWDQGAREDAAAAISDAAAAETTAAGPSAAGAVWWALAGELAWERGEAEESLRYCAAAGSEPEADACRGRALAALGRTAEGVRAYRVALSRRPSARVALRLGELYASLGRAKEAREQYGVVRTLVARSAAAGVNESLVLGALEADHGDPEEAVRVLRAEWERQPSPRVADALGWALHRAGEDGEALGFARRATDRARGGAVRSAAYACHRGAIERALGLAAPARRHLAEARRLNPYFLGSGGWFA, from the coding sequence ATGGCTGTGGAGAACGAGCGGCGGGCGGCGTGGCGGTGGGTCGCCGGGTGGGCACAGGGGCCCGGGCGGGGGCCAGGGCCGGGGTGGAGGGTGGCCGCGGCTGTCGTCGGGTGTTTCGTGCTCGGGGGTGTGCTGATGGTGGTGCCGCCGGACGGGGGTGGCGCCGGCGGCGGGCGGGCGGCACGGGTGGTGGGTGCGGCCGGGCCCGAGGGGCGGCGGGCGGGGGCCGCGATGGCGGCCGGGGTGCCCGCCGCTCTGCCCGAGGTCGTCGCGACCGTCCGGGAACGTGAGGCCCGGGTGCGGGCCCGTCCGCGTGACCACGCCTCATGGGCGGTGCTCGGCGTGGCGTACACCGAGCGGGCCCGGCGGACCGGCGTCGTCGCGGACTATCCGAGGGCCGGACGCGCCCTGCGCACCTCGCTGCGTCTGCGGCCGAACGGCAACGCGGACGCCGTCGAAGGCCTGGCCGCCCTCGCGAACGCCCGCCGCGACTTCCGGACGGCGCGACGCTGGGGCGAGGAGGCCGTACGGGTGTCGCCGGCCCGCTGGACCTCGTACGCCCTGCTCATCGAGGCGTACGACGGGCTCGGCCGGTACAAGGCGGCCCGCGCGACCCTGGACAGGATGCTCGCCGTGAACTCCGGGCCGGCGGCTCGGGCGCGGGCCGCGCAGGTCTACTGGGACCAGGGGGCGCGTGAGGACGCGGCCGCGGCGATCTCGGACGCGGCGGCCGCGGAGACGACGGCGGCGGGACCGTCGGCCGCGGGTGCCGTGTGGTGGGCGCTGGCCGGGGAGCTGGCCTGGGAGCGAGGGGAGGCGGAGGAGTCGTTGCGGTACTGCGCGGCTGCCGGGAGCGAGCCGGAGGCCGACGCGTGCCGGGGGCGGGCGCTGGCCGCGCTGGGGCGGACGGCGGAGGGGGTGCGGGCGTACCGGGTGGCGCTGTCGCGGCGGCCGTCGGCGCGGGTCGCGTTGCGGTTGGGCGAGTTGTACGCGTCGCTGGGGCGGGCGAAGGAGGCGCGGGAGCAGTACGGGGTGGTGCGCACGCTGGTGGCGCGGTCCGCCGCGGCCGGGGTGAACGAGTCGCTCGTCCTCGGGGCGCTGGAGGCGGACCACGGTGATCCGGAGGAGGCGGTGCGGGTGCTCCGTGCGGAGTGGGAGCGACAGCCGAGTCCGCGGGTTGCGGACGCGTTGGGGTGGGCCTTGCACCGGGCGGGGGAGGACGGGGAGGCACTGGGGTTCGCACGGCGGGCCACCGACCGGGCGCGGGGCGGGGCCGTGCGCAGTGCGGCTTACGCCTGTCACCGGGGGGCGATCGAGCGGGCCTTGGGCCTGGCGGCCCCGGCCCGGCGGCATCTTGCCGAGGCTCGGCGGCTCAATCCGTATTTCTTGGGGAGTGGAGGGTGGTTCGCGTGA